GGGTGTCTAACGCCGCGGTCCACCAACGGTTCCGAGGGAACCAAAGCGAGCCGAGCGCTTTCTATCACAGTCCGGAACGTCTCCCTTTCTGCAAACGAAACGGGGACGTCATTTCCATGGCAATGGCATCACCGTGAACAAAAAAGCGCAAACCGCCGAGAGCTCCAACGCCGGCGTCTCCCTTCCTGTCGACGGTGCCTATCCGCTGAATCCGGATGGCAGCCTTGTCGTTGAAGCAAAAGAGGTACCAACCGCCGACGTCACCACCGACGAGCTCTGGTACAAGGACGCGATCATTTACCAGCTCCACGTCAAGGCGTTCGCCGACAGCAACAATGATGGCATCGGCGACTTTGCCGGGCTGACCGAGAAACTGGGGTATCTGCAGGATCTCGGCGTCACCACGCTGTGGCTGTTGCCGTTCTACCCCTCTCCCGGCCGCGACGACGGCTACGACATCGCCGACTATGGCGACATCAATCCCGATTTCGGGACGATGAAGGATTTCCGGCGCTTCATCCAGGAAGCCAAGAAGCGCGGCCTGCGGGTCATTACCGAGCTCGTCGTCAACCACACGTCCGACCAGCACGACTGGTTCAGGCGCGCCCGCCGCTCTGACCCGAATTCCTCTGCCCGCAACTGGTATGTCTGGAGCGATACCGACCAGAAATACCAGGGCACGCGGATCATCTTCACCGATACCGAGAAATCGAACTGGACTTGGGACCCAGAAGCCGGCCAGTTCTACTGGCACCGCTTCTTCTCGCACCAGCCGGACCTCAATTTCGACAATCCGCGCGTGGTGAGCGCGCTGGTGCAGGTGATGAAGCGCTGGCTCGACACCGGGGTCGACGGCTTCCGGCTCGACGCCATTCCCTATCTCTGCGAGCGCGACGGCACCAACAACGAGAACCTGCCCGAGACGCACGCCATCATCAAACGGCTGCGCAGCGAACTCGATGCCTATGCCAAGGGCAAAGTGCTGCTCGCCGAGGCCAATCAGTGGCCGGAGGACGTGCAGGAATATTTCGGCCGCAGCGACGAATGCCACATGGCCTATCACTTCCCGCTGATGCCGCGCATCTACATGGCGATCGCGCAGGAAGACCGCTTTCCGATCACCGACATCCTGCGCCAGACGCCGGATATTCCGGACAACTGCCAATGGGCGCTGTTCCTGCGCAATCACGACGAACTGACGCTGGAAATGGTCACTGACGTCGAGCGCGATTATCTGTGGTCGACCTACGCCAACGATCCGCGCGCCCGCATCAATGTCGGCATCCGGCGGCGGCTCGCGCCACTGATGGACAATGACCGGCGCAAGATCGAGCTGATGAATTCGCTGTTGCTGTCGTTCCCGGGCACGCCGATCATCTACTACGGCGACGAGATCGGCATGGGCGACAACATCTATCTCGGCGACCGCAACGGCGTCCGCACCCCGATGCAGTGGACGCCGGACCGCAATGGCGGTTTCTCCCGCGCAGACCCCGCGCGGCTCTACGCGCCGACCATCATGGACCCGGTCTACGGCTATGAATCAGTTAATGTCGAGGCGCAGTCGCGCAGCCTGTCATCGCTGCTCTCGGCCACTAAACGGCTGATCGCGGTCCGCAAATCCACGCTCGCCTTCGGCCGCGGCACCATGACGTTCATCCGCCCGGAGAACCGCTCGGTGCTGTGTTACGTGCGCCAGTACCAGGGCGAAGTCATCCTGTGCGTCGCCAACCTGTCGCGATCCGCGCAGGCGACCGAACTCGATCTTTCCGCCTTCAAGGACCGCATCCCGCTGGAGATGCTCGGCCGCACTCGTTTTCCGGCGATCGGCGAACTGCCCTACATGATCACGCTGGCGCCTTACGGCTTCTACTGGTTCGAACTGCAGGAGCGCGACAAATCGGCGCCGGTGGTGCAACGTGCCGTGCCCGAGTTCGAAACGCTGGTCGTGCCGCTGAACGCGACCTGGGTGTCGCTGGCGCGCGAACGCGGCGTGTTCGAGCGCGACGTGCTTCCCGGACATCTGGCACGCAGCCGCTGGTATCCGGAACGATCGCCGAAGGCGATCCGTCCGGCCCTGACTTCGGCCATTCCGTTCTGCGACATCGGCGACAACCGGCCGTGGCTCGCTTTTTTCGAAACGACTCAACGCGGCGTCAGCACGCGCTACGTGCTACCGATGCAGATCGAATGGGTGCGCTTCGATCGCGAACGCTACAACCCACAGGCGCTGGCCGCCGTTCGGCAAGGCGCCCGCGAAGGCACCCTGCTCGACGTCGCCACCGACCAGATCTTCATCGCGCTATTGTTGCGCAACCTGCAGCAATCGCTGACGGTCGACGAGAGCGAACAGGGCTTGCGGCTCGAATTCCGGCCGACCAACCGCTTTGGCGACAAGCCGATCCGGCAGCCCGAGCACATCCGCACCGTCGAGTCCGACCAGCCCCGCAGCACCGCCCTGGTAGACAACGACTATGTCGTCAAGATCTATCGGACGCTTCAGGCCGGCCCCAATCCCGAGATCGAGATGGGGCGCTTCCTGACCGACGTCGCCAACTTTCCCAACACACCCGCCCTGCTCGGCAGCGTCGAACTGGTCGAGGGCAACGAGAAGAGCGCGGTCGGCGTCGTTCACGCCTTCGTCGCCAATCAGGGCGATCTCTGGACCCTGAGCGCGGGCTATCTCGATCGCTTTGTCGAGGAGCAGCGTCTGCTGACGAGCAGCATCCATCCCGGCGAACGCGAGGAAGAGATGCCCTATCTTCGGCAGATGTCGCAGGCTGGGCGGCGCGTCGCCGAGCTGCACGTCGCGCTCGCCGGCAACAGCGAGCTTGCCGAATTCGCGCCGGAGCTGACCAGTCGCGACGACGTGCAGCGCTGGATCGACGATTTGACGATCTGCGCCGGACGCGTCTTCGATGCGCTCAGGCAGCGGCGCGATACGCTGAAGGAGGCCGACCGGACGCTGGCCGACCAGGTGCTGGCGCTGCAGCCGACCCTGCGCAATCGCCTCGAAACGCTGCTGCCACGCGAGTTCGATGTCGCCAACATCCGCTGCCACGGCGACTTCGATCTCAGTCAGTTGCTGATCGTCAAGGACGACATCTTCATCGTCGACTTCGAGGGTGCGCCGGGGCGAACCATCGCGGAACGCCGACGCAAGGTGCCTGCGGCGCGCGACGTCGCCAGCCTGATCCGCTCGATCGACTATTCGGCAACCGCGGCCCTTGAGCGCGCGCTCAAAGTAGCCCACGATGAGCAGGGCAAGCTCGGCGCGGCGCTTGGCGAATGGCGCGACCGGGCGACCGTCGCATTTTTCGCCGCCTACAGCGACGCCATGACCGATCAACGGCTGTGGCCGACCGATCCGACCGCCGCCGAGGGCTTGCTGATCTTCTTCCTGCTCGAGAAGGCCCTGAACGAAATCGAACACGAGTTGTTGTATCGACCAGACTGGCTACGCATGCCCCTGACCGGAATCATCCGAACGTTGTCGCAACCGCCATTCGAGGCCTCATGACCAAGCTACCTGCCGAGGCCTATGCAATCATCGAAGGCAAGCATTCCGATCCCTTTCATTATCTCGGCTTGCACAGCGAGGGCGGCCGCAGCGTCGTGCGCGCCTTCATCCCCGAAGCTTCTGACGTCGAAGCAATCGTCGAGCATGGCGAAGCGGCGCCGCTTGAGCGAATTCACGATGCCGGGCTGTTCGCCGGTGCGCTGCCGAACGGATCGAAACGTTACCAGCTCCGTGCCCGCTTCGGCGAAAACGTTGTCGATCTCGATGATCCCTACCGCTTCCCGCCGGTGCTCAGCGACTTCGATCTCTACCTCCTGGGCGAAGGCACCCACCGGAGGATCTACGACAAGCTCGGCGCGCATCCGATGAAACTCGACGGCGTCGACGGCGTCGCGTTCGTTGTGCTGGCACCGAATGCGAAGGCCGTCAGCGTGGTCGGCGACTTCAATTTCTGGAACGCGCTGCGGCATCCGATGCGGGTGCGCGGCGTCGGCTATTGGGAATTGTTCGTGCCGCACGCCCGCGCCGGCGACCGCTACAAGTTCGACGTCACCGGACCCGACGGACGGCATCTGCCGTTGAAATCCGACCCGGTGGCCTTTGCGGCGGAGATCCGGCCCTCGACCGCTTCGATTGTCATAGACGAAAGCAGAATCCCGCATCCGCGCCCCGCGCCATCTGGCATCAACGCGCTGGGCGCGCCGATCTCGATCTACGAGGTGCATCTCGGCTCCTGGCGCCGCAAGAACGGCAATGAATGGCTGAGCTATCGTGACCTCGCCGAACAGCTCCCGGCCTATGCGAAGGATATGGGCTTTACCCATCTCGAGTTTCTGCCCGTCAGCGAGCATCCATTCGACGGATCATGGGGCTATCAGCCGACCGGCCTGTACGCGCCGACCAGCCGGTTCGGCACGCCGGAAGACTTTGCCGCTCTCGTCGATGCCTGTCATCGCGAGGGGCTCGGCGTGTGGCTCGACTGGGTGCCCGGACATTTTCCCGACGATCCGCATGGGCTCGGCTATTTCGACGGCACCGCGCTCTACGAGCACGCCAATCCGATGCAGGGCCGCCACCTCGACTGGGGCACGCTGATCTACAATTACGGCCGCACCGAAGTGGTCAACTTCCTGGTCTCCAACGGGCTGTTCTGGCTCGATCGCTACGGCATCGACGGCCTGCGCGTCGATGCCGTCGCCTCGATGCTCTACCTCGACTACAGCCGGCCCGCCGGCGAGTGGATTCCAAATCGGCATGGCGGCCGGGAAAACCTCGAAGCGATCGAATTCCTGCGCCGCTTCAACATCGAACTGTTCGGGCATTTTCCGGAGGCCACCACGGCCGCGGAAGAATCCACCGCATGGCCGCAGGTCTCGCAGCCGGTTGAATATGGTGGGCTCGGCTTCGGCTTCAAATGGAACATGGGCTGGATGCACGACACGCTGAAATATATCGGCAAGGATCCGGTGTACCGGAAGCACCATCACGGCGACGTCCTGTTCGGCCTGCATTACGCGTTTTCGGAGAATTTCATCCTGCCGCTGTCGCATGACGAGGTCGTGCACGGCAAACGCTCGATCCTCGGCCGCATGCCGGGCGACGAGTGGCAGCGATTTGCAAACCTGCGCGCCTATTACAGCTTCATGTTCGGCCATCCCGGCAAGAAGCTCTTGTTCATGGGCTGCGAGTTCGGCCAGCAGCGCGAATGGAATCACGATCATTCGCTGGACTGGCACCTGTTGGGGCAACAGCGGCACGCCGGCATCCAGAACCTGATCCGCGATCTCAACTGGCTCTATCGCAGCGTACCGGCGCTGCACGAGATGGACTGCAACCAGGCGGGATTTGAATGGGTCATTACCCATGATTCCGCCAACAACATCTTTGCCTGGCTGCGCAAAGGTTACGACGCGCACGCGCGCTGTCTCGTGGTCGTGAACTTCTCGCCGAACGTCTATCAAAATTATCGCGTCCGGGTGCCGTTCGCCGGCAAGTGGAAAGAAGCGCTCAATTCCGATTCCGCCCATTATGGCGGCAGCAATGTCGGCAATGTCGGCGAAGTCCACACCCTGGAAGGCAGTATCCCCGAGCTCAGCCTGACCATTCCGCCGCTGGCTGCGATCTTTCTCGTACCGGAAAGCTGACGCATGCGATTGTCCGCGGGAAGCCCCGCCCGCTTAGGTGCAAGCTGGGACGGACGGGGCACCAACTTTGCACTGTTCTCGGCCAATGCGGAGAAGGTCGAGCTTTGCCTGTTCGACGGCCAGGGCCGCCGCGAACTCGAGCGGATCGAACTGCCGGAGCGCAATGAGGACGTCTGGCACGCCTATCTCAACGACGTCTCGCCCGGGCAGCTCTATGGCTACCGCGTCCACGGCCCCTATGCGCCTGAGCGCGGGCACCGCTTCAACGCCAACAAGCTGCTGCTCGATCCCTACGCCAAGCGGCTCGCCGGCCGGCTGGTGTGGAGCGACGCGCATTTCGGCTATCGAACGGGGAGCGCGCGCGAGGATCTTTCCTTCGACCGCCGCGACAATGCGCGCGGCATGCCGAAGGCGGTCGTGGTCGACGAAACCTTCAACTGGGGCCGCCGCGAGATGCGGCCGAACATCGCCTGGGAAGACACCATCATCTACGAGGCCCACGTCAAGGGCCTGACGCAGAAGCGCGACGACGTCGCACCAGGCTGGCGCGGCACCTATGGCGGGCTGTGCTCGCCGGCGATGATCGACCATCTCAAGAAACTCGGCGTCACCACCATCGAATTGCTGCCGATCCACGGGCTGATCGACGACCGGATGCTGGTGGAAAGGAAACTTGCCAATTACTGGGGTTACAACACGCTGGCCTTCTTCGCGCCGGAGCCGCGCTATGCGCAGGACAACGCGCTCGACGCGTTCCGCACCACGGTGGCGCGGCTGCACGACGCCGGCATCGAGGTGATGCTCGACGTGGTCTATAACCACACCGCCGAAGGTAATCATCTCGGCCCGACGCTCAGCTTCCGCGGCATCGACAACGCGTCCTATTACTGGCTCAACAAGGAAAACCCGCGCTACTACGACGACTTCACCGGCTGCGGCAGCTCGGTCAACCTCGCCCATCCGCGCGTGCTGCAGATGGTGATGGATTCGCTGCGCTACTGGGTCGAGGTCTGCCACGTCGACGGTTTCCGCTTCGACCTCGCCACCACGCTGGCACGCGGGCCGAACGGATACGACCGCAATGCCGCTTTTCTGACCGCGGTGCGGCAGGACCCGGTGCTGGCGACGGCAAAACTCGTCGCCGAACCGTGGGATCTCGGCATGGGCGGCTACCAGGTCGGCGCGTATCCGTCGCAATGGTCGGAATGGAACGACCGTTATCGGGGCGCCATGCGGCGCTACTGGAGCGGCGAAGGCAGCCTGATCGGCGAAGTTTCGCGCCGGATGACCGCCTCATCCGACCTATTCCATCACGACAACCGCGCGACGCGCGCCAGCATCAATCACATCACCGTCCATGACGGATTCACGCTGGCTGACCTGTTCAGCTACAACGAGAAACACAACGAGGCCAATGGCGAGGGCAATCGCGACGGCTCCAACGACAATCACAGCAACAATTGCGGCCACGAGGGCCCGACAGACGACGCCACGATAAGAGCGCTACGCCGGCAACTTCGCAAGAACCAGCTCGCCTGCCTGTTCCTCGCGCTGGGGACGCCGTTGCTGCTGGCTGGCGACGAGGTCGGCAATTCGCAGAACGGCAACAACAACGCCTATTGCCAGGACAACGAGATCGGCTGGGTGAGCTGGGACAATCTCGGCAAGCAGGGCGACGACCTCACCGATTTCGTCGGCCATCTGACCGCCCTGCGCCGGCGCTTCGCCCAGCTCCGCAGCCAGCGTTGGCTCGATGGGCGGCGCAAGGACGGCTCCTATGGCGTGCTGTGGCTGACGCCGGCGGCCGCCGAGATGCAGGAAGCCGACTGGAATTTTCCGGAAGGCCGATTCCTCGCCTATGTGCTCGCGCCGATGGAACAAGGGCAAGCGCCGATCTTTATCGTACTGAACGCCGCACCCGAAGAGATCGCTTTCACATTGCCCAAAATGGCCGAATACAAGAACTGGCAGCAGGTGCTGAACACCACCGAGGCGGTGCAGACGTTCGCCGCCATCGCATCGGGCGCTGAAACCAAAGCGCCACCGCGCTCGGTTCTTGCCTTTGCGGGCGCGGCATGAGCGACCGGCAATTCGGCCCGTGTCTGGCAAACTACGGCACGCGGTTTCGGCTATGGGCGCCGGCAGCGAAGCGCGTCGATGTCATGCTGGAGCGACCTCATGCGATGAAGCGCGGCGAGGACGGCTGGTTCACGGCCGACATCGCCGGCGTGAAAGCCGGCGCACGCTACAAATTCCGCATCGATGACGAGATCGACGTGCCGGATCCGGCGTCGGCGTTTCAGCCCGATGACGTCTTCGGCCCGAGCGAAGTGATCGACCACGAATCCTATCCATGGCGCGCGGCCAACTGGCGTGGCCGGCCGTGGCAGGAAGCCGTGATCGTCGAGGCCCATGTCGGGACCTTCACCAAGCAAGGCAGCTACCGCGCGATGATCGACAGGCTCGATAATCTCGCAGAGACCGGCATCACCGCGCTGGAATTGATGCCGCTGGCGGACTTCGCAGGTGTGCGCAACTGGGGGTATGACGGCGTGCTGTGGTACGCGCCCGACAGCGCCTATGGCCGCCCCGAAGATCTCAAGGCGCTGATCGACGCGGCGCATCTGCGCGGGCTGATGGTGATGCTCGACGTGGTCTATAACCATTTCGGCCCCGAAGGAAATTATCTCGGCCGCTATGCGCCGTCCTTCTTCACCGAAGCGCACACGCCCTGGGGCAGCGCGATCGATTATCGGGTGAAGGAAGTCCGCGCCTTTGCGATCGAGAATGCGCTGCACTGGCTGCGCGATTATCGATTCGATGGCTTGCGGCTCGATGCCGTCAACTCGATCGTCGAGCCGGGCGGGCTGTCGCTGCTGCGCGATCTCAGCACGGCCGCCGGCAAGCTCGCCGCGCAAAACGGCCGGCACATTCATCTCGTGCTGGAGAACGGCGACAACCGTGCCAGCATTCTGGATGCCGGCGAGGATCCGCCGCAGGGAAAATATCGCGCGCAGTGGAACGACGACTATCATCATGCCTGGCGTGTGCTGATGACCGGCGAGAAGCAGGGCTACTATGTCGACTACCAGCGTTCGCCGATCTCCGATATCGCCCGCTCGCTGTCATCAGGCTTCGTCTATCAGGGCGAGCCGTCGGCCTTTCGCGGCGGCAAGCGTGGTGAGCCGAGCGGCCATCTGGCGCCGACCGCCTTCATCAACTTCGTGCAGAACCACGACCAGATCGGCAATCGCGCGCTGGGCGACCGGCTCGAAAGCTATGCGGATGCGCGCGCCATCGAAGCGGCACTCGCGGTGCTGCTGCTGGCGCCGTCCATTCCCATGCTGTTCATGGGCGAGGAATGGGGCTCGAAGGCGCCCTTCCCATTCTTCTGCGATTTCGGCGGCGACCTCGCCGATGCCGTCCGCAAGGGCCGCCGCGCCGAATATGCCTGGGCCTATGCGGAATTCGGCGACGAAGTGCCGGACGCGCTCGATCCTGCAACCCGCGACTCCGCCGTGCTCGACTGGGAAGAGCGTGACGCGCCTGAGGCACGAAGGCGGCTGAAGCTGGTGCGGGAGCTGTTAAGTGTCCGCCGGCAGCAGATTGTCCCGCGGCTCGCGGGCGTCGCCTTCGGCGAGGCGCATGCGGCACCCACCCGCCTGCTGACGGCCAGTTGGCAAATGGGCGATGGCGCCACGCTTCGCCTGCTCGCCAACCTGTCGGACCAGGCCATCAGCCATGCGCCCGGCGTGTCCGCGGGAACCCTGATCTGGGGAAACGAGTTGGGCGACAGCGTCCCGCCATGGACGGTGCTCTGGCGCATCGGATAGGACAATGCCCCCGGCGATCCCGATCGCGACCTATCGCCTGCAATTATCGGCGGATTTCGATTTCGAGGCCGCCGCTTCCGTGGTGCCTTACCTGAAGGCGCTCGGCATCACCCATCTCTATGCGTCGCCCTTCATGCGCGCCCGCAAGGGCAGCACGCATGGCTACGACGTCACCGACCACGCGCGATTCAATCCCGAACTGGGAGGCGAAGCCGGCTTCGAGCGGCTGAGCGCCGCGCTGCGGCAACACGGTCTCGGGCTGATCCTGGATTTCGTGCCGAACCATATCGGCGTGCATTTTGCGGATAATCCATGGTGGCTTGACGTGCTGGAATGGGGTCCCGCCTCGCCGCACGCGGCCTCCTTCGACATCGACTGGGAGCAGTTGCCATACCGCGCCCGTGGCGGCGTGCTGCTGCCGATCATCGGCTCATCCTATGGTCAGGCGCTGGAAAATGGTGATATCGAACTGCGCTACGATCCCGCCGAAGGCAGTTTTTCAGCCTGGTATTTCGAGCATCGGCTGCCGATCGCGCCGGAACGTTACGGCGAAATCCTGCGCATGATCGTCAAGGAGACGGGCGCGGAGGAAAGCGCACCAGGCAAGGCGATGCTGGCGCTGGCCTCCCGTTATCAGGGGCCGCGACGCCCCAACCGCAAGGAAGCGCCTGGCTTCAAGGCCGAGTTGAAGGCGATCTCCGGCGCCGCAGACATCATCGCGCGAGGACTGGATGCCTATCGCGCCGGCGCCGATCGCACTGCGCCGACGCTTTCGCTGCACCATCTGCTCGAACGCCAGCACTACAAGCTCGGTCACTGGCGGCTTGCT
This portion of the Bradyrhizobium sp. AZCC 2262 genome encodes:
- the treS gene encoding maltose alpha-D-glucosyltransferase, with the protein product MNPDGSLVVEAKEVPTADVTTDELWYKDAIIYQLHVKAFADSNNDGIGDFAGLTEKLGYLQDLGVTTLWLLPFYPSPGRDDGYDIADYGDINPDFGTMKDFRRFIQEAKKRGLRVITELVVNHTSDQHDWFRRARRSDPNSSARNWYVWSDTDQKYQGTRIIFTDTEKSNWTWDPEAGQFYWHRFFSHQPDLNFDNPRVVSALVQVMKRWLDTGVDGFRLDAIPYLCERDGTNNENLPETHAIIKRLRSELDAYAKGKVLLAEANQWPEDVQEYFGRSDECHMAYHFPLMPRIYMAIAQEDRFPITDILRQTPDIPDNCQWALFLRNHDELTLEMVTDVERDYLWSTYANDPRARINVGIRRRLAPLMDNDRRKIELMNSLLLSFPGTPIIYYGDEIGMGDNIYLGDRNGVRTPMQWTPDRNGGFSRADPARLYAPTIMDPVYGYESVNVEAQSRSLSSLLSATKRLIAVRKSTLAFGRGTMTFIRPENRSVLCYVRQYQGEVILCVANLSRSAQATELDLSAFKDRIPLEMLGRTRFPAIGELPYMITLAPYGFYWFELQERDKSAPVVQRAVPEFETLVVPLNATWVSLARERGVFERDVLPGHLARSRWYPERSPKAIRPALTSAIPFCDIGDNRPWLAFFETTQRGVSTRYVLPMQIEWVRFDRERYNPQALAAVRQGAREGTLLDVATDQIFIALLLRNLQQSLTVDESEQGLRLEFRPTNRFGDKPIRQPEHIRTVESDQPRSTALVDNDYVVKIYRTLQAGPNPEIEMGRFLTDVANFPNTPALLGSVELVEGNEKSAVGVVHAFVANQGDLWTLSAGYLDRFVEEQRLLTSSIHPGEREEEMPYLRQMSQAGRRVAELHVALAGNSELAEFAPELTSRDDVQRWIDDLTICAGRVFDALRQRRDTLKEADRTLADQVLALQPTLRNRLETLLPREFDVANIRCHGDFDLSQLLIVKDDIFIVDFEGAPGRTIAERRRKVPAARDVASLIRSIDYSATAALERALKVAHDEQGKLGAALGEWRDRATVAFFAAYSDAMTDQRLWPTDPTAAEGLLIFFLLEKALNEIEHELLYRPDWLRMPLTGIIRTLSQPPFEAS
- the glgB gene encoding 1,4-alpha-glucan branching protein GlgB → MTKLPAEAYAIIEGKHSDPFHYLGLHSEGGRSVVRAFIPEASDVEAIVEHGEAAPLERIHDAGLFAGALPNGSKRYQLRARFGENVVDLDDPYRFPPVLSDFDLYLLGEGTHRRIYDKLGAHPMKLDGVDGVAFVVLAPNAKAVSVVGDFNFWNALRHPMRVRGVGYWELFVPHARAGDRYKFDVTGPDGRHLPLKSDPVAFAAEIRPSTASIVIDESRIPHPRPAPSGINALGAPISIYEVHLGSWRRKNGNEWLSYRDLAEQLPAYAKDMGFTHLEFLPVSEHPFDGSWGYQPTGLYAPTSRFGTPEDFAALVDACHREGLGVWLDWVPGHFPDDPHGLGYFDGTALYEHANPMQGRHLDWGTLIYNYGRTEVVNFLVSNGLFWLDRYGIDGLRVDAVASMLYLDYSRPAGEWIPNRHGGRENLEAIEFLRRFNIELFGHFPEATTAAEESTAWPQVSQPVEYGGLGFGFKWNMGWMHDTLKYIGKDPVYRKHHHGDVLFGLHYAFSENFILPLSHDEVVHGKRSILGRMPGDEWQRFANLRAYYSFMFGHPGKKLLFMGCEFGQQREWNHDHSLDWHLLGQQRHAGIQNLIRDLNWLYRSVPALHEMDCNQAGFEWVITHDSANNIFAWLRKGYDAHARCLVVVNFSPNVYQNYRVRVPFAGKWKEALNSDSAHYGGSNVGNVGEVHTLEGSIPELSLTIPPLAAIFLVPES
- the glgX gene encoding glycogen debranching protein GlgX; the protein is MRLSAGSPARLGASWDGRGTNFALFSANAEKVELCLFDGQGRRELERIELPERNEDVWHAYLNDVSPGQLYGYRVHGPYAPERGHRFNANKLLLDPYAKRLAGRLVWSDAHFGYRTGSAREDLSFDRRDNARGMPKAVVVDETFNWGRREMRPNIAWEDTIIYEAHVKGLTQKRDDVAPGWRGTYGGLCSPAMIDHLKKLGVTTIELLPIHGLIDDRMLVERKLANYWGYNTLAFFAPEPRYAQDNALDAFRTTVARLHDAGIEVMLDVVYNHTAEGNHLGPTLSFRGIDNASYYWLNKENPRYYDDFTGCGSSVNLAHPRVLQMVMDSLRYWVEVCHVDGFRFDLATTLARGPNGYDRNAAFLTAVRQDPVLATAKLVAEPWDLGMGGYQVGAYPSQWSEWNDRYRGAMRRYWSGEGSLIGEVSRRMTASSDLFHHDNRATRASINHITVHDGFTLADLFSYNEKHNEANGEGNRDGSNDNHSNNCGHEGPTDDATIRALRRQLRKNQLACLFLALGTPLLLAGDEVGNSQNGNNNAYCQDNEIGWVSWDNLGKQGDDLTDFVGHLTALRRRFAQLRSQRWLDGRRKDGSYGVLWLTPAAAEMQEADWNFPEGRFLAYVLAPMEQGQAPIFIVLNAAPEEIAFTLPKMAEYKNWQQVLNTTEAVQTFAAIASGAETKAPPRSVLAFAGAA
- the treZ gene encoding malto-oligosyltrehalose trehalohydrolase, with product MSDRQFGPCLANYGTRFRLWAPAAKRVDVMLERPHAMKRGEDGWFTADIAGVKAGARYKFRIDDEIDVPDPASAFQPDDVFGPSEVIDHESYPWRAANWRGRPWQEAVIVEAHVGTFTKQGSYRAMIDRLDNLAETGITALELMPLADFAGVRNWGYDGVLWYAPDSAYGRPEDLKALIDAAHLRGLMVMLDVVYNHFGPEGNYLGRYAPSFFTEAHTPWGSAIDYRVKEVRAFAIENALHWLRDYRFDGLRLDAVNSIVEPGGLSLLRDLSTAAGKLAAQNGRHIHLVLENGDNRASILDAGEDPPQGKYRAQWNDDYHHAWRVLMTGEKQGYYVDYQRSPISDIARSLSSGFVYQGEPSAFRGGKRGEPSGHLAPTAFINFVQNHDQIGNRALGDRLESYADARAIEAALAVLLLAPSIPMLFMGEEWGSKAPFPFFCDFGGDLADAVRKGRRAEYAWAYAEFGDEVPDALDPATRDSAVLDWEERDAPEARRRLKLVRELLSVRRQQIVPRLAGVAFGEAHAAPTRLLTASWQMGDGATLRLLANLSDQAISHAPGVSAGTLIWGNELGDSVPPWTVLWRIG